The nucleotide window GGGCGACGTTCCTGCAGATCTACAGGAAGAAGACGACGGGCGGGTTCAGCTCGGTGCCGTACGTGGTGGCGCTCTTCAGCTGCTCGCTGCTCATCTTCTACGCGCTGCTCAAGACGAAGTCCCCCCTCCTGCTCACCATCAACAGCTTCGGCTGCTGCATCGAGACCGTCTACATCATCGCCTACCTCGTCtacgcgccgccccgcgccaggCTCAGGACGCTCGCCTACTTCTTCGTCCTCGACGTCGCCGCCTTCGGCCTCGTCCTCGTCGTCACCATGTACGCCTTCGCGCCGGCCCACCGCGTCAAGTTCCTCGGCAGCGTCTGCCTCGCCTTCTCCATGGCCGTCTTCGTCGCGCCGCTCTCCATCATCGTAAGCCGCCTCTCTCTTCTGCTCTGCTTCGATCGTTTTGGCCGGCCATGCATGGCagttgacatggcaatatggcaTGCAGGTCAAGGTGATCAAGACCAAGAGCGTGGAGTTCCTGCCCGTCGGCCTCTCCTTCTGCCTCGTCCTCAGCGCCGTCGCGTGGTTCTGCTACGGCCTCTTCACCAAGGACCCATTCGTCATGGTATGCCACCTAGCTACTTGTTCCCTTAACTTGGCATTGCTGCCACTGCCACTGATACATTGAGTGGGTGGATCTCTGACTCCGCCATGCGCGCATGCATGCAGTACCCGAACGTGGGCGGCTTCTTCTTCAGCTGCGTCCAGATCGGGCTCTACTGCTGGTACCGCAAGCCCAGCAACGCCGTGCTGCCCACTACCACCGCCGACGCCGGCAACGGCAATGGCGGCGCCGCGGAGCAGCCGCAGGTGCAGGTGATCGAGCTGCCCGCGCACTCCGTCGCCATCCTGTCCGTGGGCCCCGTCCCGATCCTCGGCGTGCACAAGATCGAGGTCATGGCGGCAGAGCAGCAGACCGTCATCGACGTCAAGGACGCCGCCGAGGCCGACCAGCCGGAGGTCATCGAGATCGTCCCCGCCACCGCCGTGTGAGACAGGCTTCCACCCCACCCACCCCACAAACATCGACGACGACACGACACGAGCATGCATGACACGCCACACGGCATGCATGGAGATGGAGAACTGATGGGTTTGGTTAATTAGTTAATTACTGAGTAGTAGTATCATCGTACTGCAGGGTGCGCTTGCGTGTGGATTACTTACTTTGTTAATTTATTATTACTGGATTGTACTGCGTGGTGTTAGTTAAATTATTACCTTCAGGTGTGTGCCTCGATCTCTCTTAATCAGGAGTAGTCCGCAGGTTGGTGCGGTGACAATAATAATAAGACACGACCTACTACTTGTGCATGTTGTGACGCATGCATGTGTACTGGTCATTCATGCTGTATGTTGCAGTGAGTCTCTCTCGTCTCAGACCTTGCCTGATTCGTGTCATCCATCCATCGATTCATCAATAGACTGCAATATGACAGTATATTAATTAATTAGCTTGGCTGTCTCTTTCTACTTATACTACTGTTTGCTGGCTCGACCTACTAGTAGTGCCTACTAGAAGTCGGCCTACCAAAAGCGTAAAGCGCAATGGTTGATCAAGCAAACAGTGGAATCTAGAACACCAGAGCTTAGCACAATAAAGACAAGATTTATTTCACGACACACCCCGCACTGAAACAAGCTCCAAGGAAGCGGGCCTCTACTGTCTCAAAGTGCCTGAAAATTCACAATCGGAGCAAGATTTAAACGGTTTCTTGGAGCAACCCAAAGGCAGCTCTTAGAAATGTGGGTGTAGGTTTACCGACACGAGAAGCTTGCCACTAGAAACAATCATCTCCCACCTGACCTTATCGGGTTGCAACTGCAATGCGATACAAAGACATCAAAGAGAGTCTTCGACAAAAAATGCCATGAACAAAGAACAGTGAGAAAGTTACACAGAGACATAGATCATGTTAAGAGTCTGGTCAACTGTGACTTCTTTACCTCCTTGTCAACAGAGGCATGCTCCTTAGATCCATAAACAACTTCATAATCACTGCCAAACAAAAATAAATAGTAGCACCAACACCGGCTTAAAATTTTACACGCAAAAAAAGAAACACCGGCTTAAAATTAGCGGGCAGCAGAAAGAGGACATTTGCAGAACAACACTGCAATTTATCTGTTACATTAATTTCTGATGATACATAGTATATAGCGTCTCAATCCTCAAACGGGTGACACCGTGAAGGCACTGCTTGATTTCAGTAATTCAAGGATTTCTCTGTAGGGTTTGTGTTGGTCAAAATAGCCACAACAACAAATGCACACAAGTTTTCAGTAAATTTTTGGCATCGACCATTCAGGTATCCCTCGTTTCACTTGCTTGTCCGGCGTGGAGAGCTGGCTATGAGGATTGCATTGGGTATTCAGAAACGAGCTAACATTGATGATATGCATGGTAATTGGACCAGGATGGTCACTAACCCCTGTCTCTGGGATGGGAGATGGTGGTGGCTTGTTGTACATGTGTTACAGATATTTAAATACTGTACAAGATAGTACGAGGCTCTCCTGCTGCCCTTTGCCACTCAAAAAAAAAGGATGGTCGCTAGACAGCTGAGATCGTAGTGGGAGCAGCAGCTGCTTGTAGAGCTATTTGGCTCAATAAGAATCAAGTGACGTCCGATCGCCAAGTCATTAACCATCGCGATCTCAATCTCCCGTGCCATCTTTTCAGCTTTTTTTGCCTGTCAACTAGCGGCAGCTAGTCACAGGCAATCTATCAAACACCACGCGTGCAAGGAGTAGCACAAGGTGGTAAACTGGTAGTACTGATACAGCAGCCAGCACTTGGCAAGCTACACAAATTGCTGCAAGCCAGGAGCAGATCATGAGCTGACTACAACAGTTGTCACCACTCACCAGGCAAAGCCCCACCGTCACCGGGACCGGGATGAATACGCGCGCCCGCAGCCGGCCCTGGGCGACCTATAGGACTAGGAGCCTGAGGTTTCACTCGCCGTCGCCGCACAAATTTCTAGGTTCACATTTTCAACAGAAGATGAGCATGAACTTCCAAAATTAACAGTGGGCAACAGCACCTGGGTGCACGGTGAGCCGATGGCATTCTCCCAATGGGACATCTTTCTTCAGCAAACTGCATAACGATGTTGAGCAGCAATGCTCGTCTGGAACACAGGTTCAAGTTTATCTTCGTACAAGGACTGTCTACAAGACTGCAGTACTATCTTAGCGGCCACTGGTGACACGCCATGGCGATGTCAGGTGATCCGTATGAGGAGAACCACCATGACAAACATGCACGTCATTAAAAAGATGAGCAACCACTGGAAGCAGGTTGTCTTGGAGGCCAGAGAGTAGACCTCTGAGGCTCCCGCCGTTGCACGGCCGGTGCTGGCCAGGCTATGCTCCACGGCTCTCTCTGTGGAATCGAGGATCTGCATCACAAGTACAAAGCAGGTGAGCATTCTCAGTAAACATCCAGCAGAAAGGGAACTGAAGTAACTTGGCGCAAAGATGAAACAATGCCGAGGCAACAGAAAAGGTTACCTTCTCTGTATCTTGCACGGACTGGTTCATTAAAAGGCTACTCTCCTTCAGCTGGCGTGCTAAGTCAACCATTTCGTCAGTTAGATCTTCTTGCAGCTTCCTGTGCAGTTAGGAGATCCAACACAGTAAGAGGGTAGCCAGTATATTTAGTTGTTCATCTTGTACGACCCTAACTTTCCATGCCTAGTTCTTAAAACATCAAAAGAAACGGGTAATAATAAAATATAGCGCTGATTACGACTTTCAGCTTTTCACAGCAGCAAAATCAGTGAGACTAGTCAAAGAATGGAGCAATAAACTGGTTGCTCGTGTAGATAAGAATAATGAGGGCATTAAGCCAGAGACTGAGGTCCAAAAGAAACTTGCAGAAAAAAAGGGGACATACCTATGCTTCTCAATGTGAGCCTGAGCTTCTGCATCCAATTTAATAGGTGCTCCAGTATCTGTTTCTTTCCTCTGATGACTGCTTGGTCCAACCTCCATCTGAGCCCTATTCAATTGCATCAATTAGTTCGTTATAGTTGTTACCGTAAGAAACTCAACATATAAAAGGACCAAATTTCACTTACGTCGATCTCCTCCGCAATCCTGATGATAAGGATATTGGGCTCCCAACCTTTTCTCTTTCATAAGAGCTGTCTTGTTCGCTACTCTCATCAACCAGATTTTCGTTTTCTGGCTGCATCGAAAAATATAGTACTGTAATGAAAAAGAGCATCTAGAAACTAAATTGTATGAGCAACGGTGGTATGCACCGTTACATGTAGAAGTATTTAGCATATCAATATAAATATGAATCAACATGATAAACACATACCACTAGAGAAGCAAGTGTGGCAGCTAGTGCTTCAATCTTTTCTGAATACTCACTGAGCTTAGCTTTTGAAACACTGAATCAAGAAGAAAGTAATGAATGAACATGTTCTGATCATGGGAATGCACGCGTAAAGAGAAAAAGATAACTTGCTTTGCTCCACACAAGACAATCAGCATTAAGCTCGCCGATGAAAAGGCAGGCAGTATACCAGACATTCTCATCGTCAAAATGCAGGCCATCAAATGGAAGAAAATCATGAAAAATTGAGTTTGAACCTTCATTTAAGATTTCTTTTGTCAAGCAAGCAGAGTATCTTTACAGATAGAGTATCCAGATTTCCATAAATCCAAAAGAAGAAGAGTATCCAGATTTGTGTGCCTTTATTGAGTGGAGGAGCATGGGCCCTTTTATACTGAAGAAGAATGGTACATCTGGAGGCCAGTCAGTGTACACAGAGAAACTTCAAATATGTAAGCTAAAAGTTATAGCGGCATTTGTCATGAGTTCCTACCAAATTTTGGGCCCATTCCTATAATAACAGTACAGAGAAGTTGAAATGCTCAAACACACGATCAATGAAAGCAAGCTGGCAGCAAACTGTATTCGATGACTAACAACCACTAATCCATTACCTTAATAGGAAATACATATAAATGGATGGTGATACTGATACAGATGCATTCGCACAATTTAAGCACTGGTACCTTGGAAGGACACACTAAATTCACAAACTAGGAGCAAGAGTGCATTATAATTTAATACTACAACGTTGATGGTTAAAATCTTGTCATATACCGGCTGTATTTCTTTCTATAATTATGGATCCTCAACAAATGCTAGCTGGAACACAGATTGCAGCTTGCAGGCTGTACCGTCATCAACATATTAATTCCCCGATAGCACACAACACTATACCATACCTTGATATTCCTTCTGGTGTAGTTTCAGCTCCAAGCTGCTCCAACAGCTCTCTGGCTGTGGTTATGTACTGCAAATGGAGGCTGTCAGTGCCAGTACATAATTCAGCCAAAATGATAAAGATTAAAGTGCGGATATCCTTAGCTACCACCAGTTAAAGTTGAACAAACACAGAATGAAGCAAGCAAATTTCATCAAAGAAAATTCCTTATACTCATTTTAACAACAAAAGGATCCACGTGGAAATTATATCTTCTCGTCCGTTTAAGTTAATTACGGAACATTGTCTCCTCGGATGTTGAACAGAAATTAAGAATGATACAAATCTAAGAAGATTAGAGGAGCTACACTTACATGGACAAGCTTAGCCTGATTCTGCTGGCGGGGGGCCGCCTCAAGCAGCCTTCTCAAGTTCACTTCCACCTTGCTGAACACCATGATTGACAAATACCTGCTGGACCATTTCAATGGGGGCACACTGTGATATTACATAAAACACACAGAACAAACAGATTTCAGATTAAACTGCTCCTAATATCAGCAATCAGACTAGTACCACAGGATAGTCACACCTGTAATGGTGACACAAACATATTTTGGGGAAAGAGAGTTCAGCCTCTATCAGCAATAATCTGAGAACTTTCTGATCCAGCACGTGGATGGACCGTTGCCATGCTGCAGATCACAGTTGATCCCACTGGTCGAGGGTGACCCCTACTACTTGTTCCCCAAATTCCCTCCTCTACTATTTCTGAATTTATCACTGAATACACTTTACTCGAAGATCATAGCCGACTAGGCTGACAAGGTCATGTTCACATTCACTCTATAGACACATCAATCGTGATTACGGGATTTGCAATCGTGGAAAAATACTTTGAAATCGGCAACAAATTTGCATTCCAATTTGTTCTCCAACATCACCCAGAAAACAAACGCAACAGTAAGCTGCTAATACTCActatggagagaagcagaccggAGGAGGCGTAGGAGACGCTGTCTGATGGGAAGAAGCGGGGAGGAAGAGGCGCGCCGTCGCGCGGCGCAGGATGGACGTACGGCAAACAACTTGGAGACGGAGTTTCGCTACTGGCCGAGTCAAGAGTCAGGCCGCCGGTTGGGGAAAGAGATCCTATTCCTCGCAGTAGTGTGGTGCGTACAAATCGAGTAGGAGGACATGGGCCGGCCATTACGGGTGGTTTTTTTCCCGTCGACCTTCTGAATACGGTTTTTTTTCTGGTGGTTCTTGTGCCTTTTCAATCACTTTTCTAATGTTTTCTTTCACCTTGTTTTCCGTCCAGTTTTACATTCTGCTGGTTTTCAGTTTTTTTTCTGGTTTCTACATTTTTTTACTCATGAATATAATTTATTAAAATGTGTTACTTCTTCCGATCCATATTTGTACTTTGTACTAAAATAATCGTCAATTAATATCTTGAACATTATTTCTAGTCTAGCTGTCGACGAATTATACCTAGCATCGATCGATCGTCTTGCATGCTGTAAGTTTGGCCCGCGCTTGGCCATTGGATCAAACATTTGATTCGTCCTCCGTCTCAACTTACACATCTTTCACGCACACTAGTTGCTGAGGAAAAGGGGGCCATGTCAATCTCGGGCGCGGCGCACTCAGGCGTAAGAAAAATCTAGATTGTCAAGTCATCGCACCCTATGAAGGATCTGACGTCCCGCTCGGAAGCAGCGCCGCCGCTGGGCTCGTAGTAACTTTGGTCGATGCCGGTCGCAGCAATGGTCAACGTCGCTCACAGCTGTGCTCGTGATCGGTCACAAGAATGGTCGACGCAGCTCGTAGCTATGCTCGTGATCAGTCATAGATTTGGTTGATGAGGTGACGACAGTGGTTAACACCGCTCACAGTTGTGTCTGTGATCAGTCACAACTATGTATGTAATTGCTCACATGTTTGGTCGACAAAGCAATGGTCGTCGCCACCTATAGCTTTGGTCGGCGTCGGTCATAGAAAATAGATGACACTATCGTTTGTCACCGCAAAGCTCGTCGCAACACGGCCGCCTCGCAGTCCAGCACAGTTGCATCCCCTCCGGCCGCGCGCCACAACACGTTCGGCCCCCGTAGCTTGTAGCACTGGCACCCAAAAGAGTATGGCGTccattccataaaccccaaaataCATCTCACAAAGGTCCTTCCACAAATTTGGAGTCTCACCATGGTGGGTGTTGTGCCCCTAGTGCAAACACCTCACCCAAATTCCCAGAATCCCTGAAGTTGAACTGCAGAGCGAGGGAATGGAAGGGAAACAAGATATCGACCGTACCATTGGCCGGAGGGGCTGTTGATGCCGCAAGGATCCCGATGATCACCATTCATGGAGCTATTACGATACCATGGCCATCGGGCCAAGGTGCGCCCTTCACGAGAATATCATCCTCTGACGAGGTGGGCTTCTACACTTGGATCTGAAGATTGTTGCACTTGTTGTTGCAACAGATCCACGGATGCCCGCAGGTCGATGATCCATGTCTCGATTGCTGGATTCCAAAGCATAGTTCCTCAGCGACTGACTCCTTGATAGTTGCCTCAAATTCAGCATCAAATCCTTTTGATCTGCTCTGGTGAGTGGTTCCATCAATTTTCGAGCTAAGCGATTGTCTCTCTATTGCCTTGTTTCTAGGATTGAAGACGCCAGATCAGGTGGGGGGGGGAGGAATTTTTGGCTCTGATTACCAAGTGTTAGCACGACAATAGTATCACTCACTCAATATGAGCTTCTAGTATTTGTGGTTCTGGTATCACAAATTAAAAGCACAAGGTGTTGGATTAGAGAGCCAGAAGGGGAATGGGGACGAGAGCCAGAGGTAGTAGGTAGCCTTGCCACTGTCATGCCTGCTCAAACTATCGATATCTTTCTTTGGGATCCAGCGATATCTTATACCTTCTCACTTAGTTGATCCAGTCTTACCCTGGGACTCTCGAATTGGGTTGCTTGTTCCTCTTGGGCCTTGTGTCATCATGGGCTTCAGACCCACTAGGGGAAGATGTGCTATCACACCTCCAAGCAACTAGTGTCTCCCAATGTTGGTATTAGCCCCAAAATTTGTTAAGTCTAGCCAGAAGGCCCTCCGACAAACGAACCAATGCTAGAAGAAGCCCGATCAAGGCTTTGTTAAGCTCAATGtagatgcttgatacgtctccaacatatcaatattttttattattccatgctattaaagtatcattcttggatgttttatattcatTTTCTAGCAACTTTAGAtcatttttcggactaacctattgacatagtgcccagtgccagttgttgttttttgcttgtttttttacttcgcagaatatccatatcaaacgaagtccaaatgcagcgggacgttttggagattttttctgcccagaagacacccaggaggcCAAGGAGGTGCGCCAGAGGAGGCCCGTGgggcccactaggcaccagggcgcCAGAGGCCCCAagtgcgccctggtgggtagtggggcccACGGGAGGATTTTCCGCCGTCTctcagctctataaatacccaaatattccataaaccctaggggagtcgtcgaaacacaattccaggcaccgcaagttccagaaccacgagatccaatctagaggccttCTCCGGCACTCTACTGGAGGGGTCAATGATCACGgaggggttcttcatcatcacccttgcccctccgatgatgcgtgacTAGTTCACCAAAAACCTATGTGTCcataggcagtagctagatggcttctgctctctttttgatcttcaatacaatgttctcctcgatgttcttggagatctttTTGATGTAATgaatttttgcggtgtgtttgttgggatccgatgaattgtgagtttatgatcaattctatccatgaatattatttgagtctttgttgAACCCTCTTATGCATGAtttttatagcctcgtatttcttctccggaattttggtttggtttggccaaatagattgatttttcttgccatgggaagaggtgctttgtgatgggttcgatcctGCGGTGCTCAATCTCAGTGATGTAAGGAGACATGGCACGcatgtatcgttgccattaaggataaaagatggggtatattcctacatgaatagatcttgtctacatcatgtcatcgttcttattgcgttactccatttttccatgaacttataatacactagatgcatgttggatatcggtcgatgtgtggagtaatagtagtcgatgcaggcaggagtcgctctactaatcttggacgtgatgcctatatacatgatcattgcctcggatatcatcatgattatttgcttttctatcaattgcccaacagtaatttgtttacccaccgtatacTATTTTCTTGAGAAAAGCCTCTAGTGAAATCTACgcccccccgggtctatttcctatcatatcgtcttcagatctattattccaaaaatccaaaaatgccttgctgcaatttttctttattttttgttttatgttcttgctagatctatttatccaatctcatACAATTTAATTATACCAATaccgaggagggattgacaacccctcttacgcgttgggttgcaagtttgtgtggtttgtgtgcaggtgctgcttacatagtgttgcttggttctcctactggattgataaccttggtttcataaccgaggaaaatacttaccgttgttgtgctgcatcatcctctcctctccGGGGAATTACCAACGTAGATACAAGCAATCAATGCTTTCTTTCACGTTGACGAAGGACTGGGATCTTTTGCAACTATCATTAGGGATGCCAATGGTACTTTTGTTGATGCTCCCTGTGTCCCTATACCAGATGTCTCGGATCCTATGATGATTGAGGCGATCCTATGCAACGAGGACCTGAACTCGCAAATTTCATTGGCCCCAACAATGTCTAGGTAGGGTCTGGTTCAATGGAGTTTATTAATGCATGTGCATGACAAGAGATCTGGTGGAATGGCTCTACTGCTATATTCGCAAATTGTATTGATATGGTCACTTTGATTGTGAATGTTAAATTTCTCACTACCCGAGGGACGCAAATGAATCATGGCGCATGAGCCAGCTAAACACTGTTTTATATTATATCATGTACTTGGGCCGATGGACACGTCCATATTATCTTGTGACACCTCACGAACGAGGTAACTTTTCTATGATTAATAAAGCTAACTATGATGGCGTTCTCACAAAAAAATATGCATGCCAGTCAAAGTTTCTCAAAGGCTGAGACAAACGCTCCCTTGTGAGAGGGAACTCTGCTCTTTGATTATGACTCTGGTTATAGGTGGGTGTGCATTGAGCtgtgtcagatttcgggttccggcagacccttgaggttcgaacactggggtgcgcgcggagatctctcccctaccgatctacgtccaatctcctcgcgtgatctaagctggaaataacaaacaacacaagggacacaaggtttatactggttcgggccaccgttgtggtgtaataccctactccaatgtgtggtggattgcctcagggggctgatgatgaacaatacaaaggaagaacagcctcgcgagaggtgttcttgagttggtgcgatcaactgctagggtgagttcagtcgcctctctctctgctacggttctaccagatctctcgatGTCTTCCCCCTTCTCCcttactctgtggtggctagctctatttatagaggccctgtgcctctccccaaataatgagcgggaagggcgccaacaattggccattttgaaggggaacatatagtacaagttatcctgaccaaaggtggtcttcggctaccaaaagcactggtgatgacgccgtcttgggctccacggtgacctctgtcctgccgctctgctggtcttggtctcattgcaccggaatggcaacctttgcccgatgcctcggcctgtgcttgcccctttgcaccaaagaggaaacaaggacactgcgcaggccggcgcccgcctggtctcgatcgtcatggcttgcgtcacgggttcctcacgaggaacccctgccttgatctctccgcctcctcgcgagcctgcctgacaaggctgcctctaaggaagcttcctgtcgtccgccccgcgaggcttggcccctcgcgagggtcttgagcttgagctgatgaagatgggccgcactaggcccccacttgagccacgctgcaggccgcaggcaggcaagtctggggacccccgttcccagaacaccgacagtagcccccgggcccaaggcgcgcccgggcttggcctagcaggaaagcgaaggggcaagcacgaagcgccgcgggccctaacagcctgcggccttgggcgccgcatggcgattgattggacgtgggcgtctgcgcttccccacgacgccttgGCAACTGTCCATCTAACAAAAGAGGTCCCAGGCCAGACTTACTTGCTTTGTTCTCCTTCGCctcgctccagatcccctttcttgctctCCTCCTCCTTGCTTCCGAAATCCTCCAGATCTGTCTCAATCCTTCTCATCCGGCACGCCATGGCGCCTCACAAGTCCTCGACCAAGGCCTGGTACTCGCCGGCCCTGGATTCCCTGAACCtgtcggagaagaacctcgcccttACGCGCCTGATGACAGTGGCGCAGGGCAGCAAGGGGGCGACTGTGCTCAAGGCCGGCTCTGACCAGCCTGAAGtcaaggggagcaccttctatccgctctttgtgagcgccattatcgccggtctggtgcctcctttctctgagttcttctttgctattctccgccagtacaacttgcaggctctgcatctccaccccaactctgttCTTCTCCTGGCGATTTTTGCTTACTACTGTGAGGCTCACGTCGGGGTAAAACCCTCGGTGGCCTTGTTGCGTCACTATTTTTCTCTCCGGGTTTCTGGTGTCCATGCCTCCGCGTGTGCGAGCTTTATCACGTACTCCAATTCCAATGCTATCTCAAAGCCTGGGAAGAGGATCGAAGgcttccggagcaagtgggtcatggtggATGTCGGGCGTCTCCACCCCCGTCTGGTACTGCCTACGGGGCAGCCCAAGGCTGTCGACGCGTGGTCCCGCACGGAGCTCGTCGACCCCCGTGCGAAGGCGGTGCTGAAGAGGATGGACGCGGACCTGAGGCCAATCAACTTGGGGGCGGTGAAGCTGACCGGGGCCTCGCTCCTaagggagttcctggagcaccgggtggctccactccaggagcactcgctcccGTTGTGGAGGCTTGGGGAAGTGGGCGCCGCCTTGCGCCTGACCTCGGAGGCCCTGACCGATGAGAATCTGGTCGCAAccctccattccttggttgggggagacATGGCGAAGCCGGTGGGCGCCCCCGTCCCCCTGTTCCttcgcgacgactgggagcaggtggtgaacgCCATGCCCACATTCAACGGTGAGGGGCTGGTGTCCGCGGTAGCTCCCAAGGATCTTGCGGCGCTGGCGATGGTGGACGTGTCCTCCGGCAGCTCCAGCgagagtgaggaggaagaagaggcggaggaggaagagtCCGTCTTCGAGGCGACTGGCGAGGAGTCGGAGGAGTCCTTCCCTCGGCTCAGGTCTTGGGCCCTCCGCTCCATGCCGGATGACGACGATGCCGGCGCTGGGCGAGgaggggaggactctcccttggtcaCAAGGAAGGGAAGGTCGGGGCTGGTTCCCCCAGGGTCCGCGCCGATCCCTGGGCGGTCTGAAGCCAGCCCCAGCCCTCCCGACGTGGCTTCTGCTTCCGGGCCTCCCGAGGCTGACCCAAGCtgcaggctctcgggcttcaagttcGGTCGGAAGTTGCTTGGGTCCGCGAGC belongs to Triticum urartu cultivar G1812 chromosome 7, Tu2.1, whole genome shotgun sequence and includes:
- the LOC125520995 gene encoding bidirectional sugar transporter SWEET11-like → MAGGLFDMSHPASALAGIAGNIVSFFVFLAPMATFLQIYRKKTTGGFSSVPYVVALFSCSLLIFYALLKTKSPLLLTINSFGCCIETVYIIAYLVYAPPRARLRTLAYFFVLDVAAFGLVLVVTMYAFAPAHRVKFLGSVCLAFSMAVFVAPLSIIVKVIKTKSVEFLPVGLSFCLVLSAVAWFCYGLFTKDPFVMYPNVGGFFFSCVQIGLYCWYRKPSNAVLPTTTADAGNGNGGAAEQPQVQVIELPAHSVAILSVGPVPILGVHKIEVMAAEQQTVIDVKDAAEADQPEVIEIVPATAV
- the LOC125520996 gene encoding uncharacterized protein LOC125520996, yielding MVFSKVEVNLRRLLEAAPRQQNQAKLVHYITTARELLEQLGAETTPEGISSVSKAKLSEYSEKIEALAATLASLVPENENLVDESSEQDSSYEREKVGSPISLSSGLRRRSTAQMEVGPSSHQRKETDTGAPIKLDAEAQAHIEKHRKLQEDLTDEMVDLARQLKESSLLMNQSVQDTEKILDSTERAVEHSLASTGRATAGASEVYSLASKTTCFQWLLIFLMTCMFVMVVLLIRIT